The following coding sequences are from one Methanococcoides orientis window:
- a CDS encoding segregation and condensation protein A, whose product MNDLSENIEESESNIQKITSISDSSVDPEFLETLRSLGVDESLIEFSDDVLCEPVEIFVNLAKNGDINPWDIDIVQATDKFLAYIEDMKLMDLRISGRTLLYAAILLRMKSTGIVQEEEEEEEDFLDDDMDFYEIEEYPVPKLPIRRTATRPVTLQELITELKKAEKVETRRKDRRIRHRIEVMDRATTDDVLGIAHEEDIRGRVDTLYEYLEELFRDREEVLFSDLIDNSNSRSEKMMTYISLLFLAAEKRVWLSQEELFGELYVHQGCAIE is encoded by the coding sequence TTGAACGATCTTTCTGAAAATATAGAGGAAAGCGAAAGCAATATCCAGAAGATCACCAGCATCTCCGACAGCTCTGTTGACCCGGAATTTTTGGAAACACTCCGAAGCCTCGGTGTTGATGAATCCCTTATAGAGTTTTCAGATGATGTACTCTGCGAACCCGTGGAGATCTTCGTAAATCTTGCCAAGAACGGCGACATCAACCCATGGGACATCGATATCGTCCAGGCTACAGACAAGTTCCTTGCATACATTGAAGATATGAAGCTCATGGACCTGAGGATATCGGGCAGAACACTTTTGTATGCAGCCATACTCCTCAGGATGAAATCAACAGGTATCGTTCAGGAAGAAGAGGAGGAAGAGGAAGATTTCCTGGACGACGACATGGATTTCTATGAAATTGAAGAATACCCAGTCCCAAAACTGCCCATCCGCCGTACTGCGACACGACCTGTAACCCTCCAGGAGCTTATTACGGAACTTAAAAAAGCAGAGAAGGTAGAGACCAGAAGAAAGGACAGAAGAATACGCCATCGTATCGAGGTAATGGACAGGGCGACCACAGATGATGTGCTTGGTATCGCGCATGAGGAAGACATCAGGGGCAGGGTGGACACCCTTTATGAGTATCTCGAAGAGCTGTTCAGGGATAGAGAAGAAGTTCTTTTCTCGGACCTTATCGATAATTCCAACAGCCGCTCCGAAAAGATGATGACATACATTTCACTTCTGTTCCTTGCAGCTGAAAAGAGAGTATGGTTATCACAGGAAGAACTTTTTGGCGAGCTATATGTCCATCAGGGTTGCGCCATCGAATGA
- the scpB gene encoding SMC-Scp complex subunit ScpB yields the protein MNDKEIIEAVLFAAGGAVDTQTLAKVVNKSAKTITPVIQTLMEEYSARDCGMEIVDLGGRYVMQVNPKYTDLVSPVAPKELRAPILRTLSMIAYHQPVVQSELVDMRGNSTYDHIRELKERGFIEAVPHGRTKLLQTTPLFADYFGLSSNDPESIKKRIVDLSRQQSGKEGLDRWLGRKFVGITPMYRSLADLCGIKDYRIINAYNPTEEELESLADVFKLVVSRGYEEKVSKFYDGEIIEVRSTTFGDIIDAINALESIADPEKSKENIELITDLRDRYVSKALVISKKVKPATDMIARIVSDLRLGVSAEGCVIAPDYGTSSEGVNISEGADILVPTHSKVDGDIVDRVCRKYDAIIDGLKDLEK from the coding sequence ATGAACGACAAGGAGATCATAGAAGCCGTACTTTTTGCGGCAGGGGGAGCTGTTGACACCCAGACGCTCGCGAAGGTCGTTAATAAGTCAGCAAAGACCATCACACCCGTTATCCAGACCCTTATGGAAGAGTATTCAGCAAGAGACTGCGGCATGGAGATCGTTGACCTTGGCGGACGTTATGTGATGCAGGTCAACCCGAAGTATACCGATCTTGTAAGCCCGGTGGCTCCAAAAGAATTGAGAGCTCCGATCCTGCGTACGCTTTCCATGATAGCTTACCACCAGCCAGTGGTCCAGTCAGAGCTTGTGGACATGAGAGGCAATTCAACATACGACCACATACGTGAGCTTAAAGAAAGAGGATTTATCGAAGCAGTCCCTCACGGAAGGACAAAACTGCTCCAGACAACACCGCTTTTCGCAGATTATTTCGGACTTAGCTCCAACGATCCGGAATCCATAAAGAAAAGGATCGTTGACCTTTCCCGGCAGCAGAGCGGGAAAGAAGGGCTTGACAGGTGGCTTGGAAGGAAGTTCGTGGGCATCACCCCCATGTACAGGTCACTTGCGGATCTTTGCGGGATCAAGGATTACAGGATCATCAATGCCTATAACCCTACAGAAGAAGAGCTTGAGAGCCTTGCAGATGTGTTTAAGCTGGTAGTCTCCAGAGGCTATGAGGAAAAGGTCAGTAAATTTTACGATGGGGAGATAATCGAGGTCAGATCCACTACATTTGGCGACATAATCGATGCCATAAACGCACTTGAGAGCATTGCAGATCCTGAAAAATCAAAGGAGAACATCGAACTGATAACAGATCTGCGTGACAGGTATGTATCAAAGGCGCTGGTCATCAGCAAGAAGGTGAAACCTGCAACAGATATGATCGCACGTATCGTCAGCGACCTGAGGCTTGGAGTTTCTGCAGAAGGTTGTGTCATAGCGCCCGATTATGGCACATCCAGTGAGGGAGTGAACATCTCCGAAGGAGCTGATATCCTTGTCCCGACACACTCAAAGGTGGACGGAGACATTGTGGACAGGGTCTGCAGGAAATATGATGCTATCATAGATGGCCTGAAAGATCTTGAAAAATAA
- a CDS encoding TATA-box-binding protein encodes MTEYNIKIENVVASTKLAEEFDLTKIEAEFEGAEYNKQKFPGLVYRVSDPKAAFLVFTSGKVVCTGAKNVADVHTVIGDMAKKLNGIGIDTLAEPEITVQNIVASADLKAVLNLNAIAIGLGLENIEYEPEQFPGLVYRIDEPKVVVLIFSSGKLVVTGGKSPENCEEGVEVVRQQLDNMGLL; translated from the coding sequence ATGACGGAATATAATATCAAGATAGAGAACGTGGTTGCGTCAACCAAACTTGCTGAAGAATTCGACCTTACAAAGATAGAAGCGGAATTCGAAGGCGCAGAATACAACAAACAGAAGTTCCCGGGACTTGTATATCGCGTTTCCGATCCAAAAGCTGCATTCCTTGTATTCACATCCGGAAAAGTAGTATGTACAGGTGCAAAGAACGTCGCAGACGTACACACAGTCATCGGAGATATGGCAAAGAAGCTCAATGGCATCGGGATCGACACCCTTGCTGAACCGGAGATCACAGTACAGAACATCGTTGCTTCAGCTGACCTTAAAGCAGTGCTCAACCTTAATGCAATTGCTATCGGACTCGGTCTTGAGAACATCGAGTACGAGCCAGAACAGTTCCCAGGTCTTGTTTACAGGATCGATGAACCAAAGGTTGTCGTACTGATCTTCAGTTCCGGAAAACTTGTGGTCACAGGTGGAAAATCCCCTGAGAACTGCGAGGAAGGAGTCGAGGTCGTAAGACAGCAACTTGACAATATGGGACTTTTGTAA
- the aglJ gene encoding S-layer glycoprotein N-glycosyltransferase AglJ, which yields MDIQIPLDKNDVCILIPALNEEATIKQLIEDFQAEGFENILVIDGHSHDRTRELAEESGARVVVQEGKGKGQAVQEAFQLIEDPYTVMIDGDGTYLASDIYTVLGPLLEGRADQTIGNRFANYEPEAFTKLNLAGNKLLNKLFGFAYGIWLEDILTGYRGFTRKVIKGLSLNEMGFEIETEITVESVKNEMKVEVVPITYVSRHSAAATKLNPFRDGIKIGKTIIRMARLHNPMFYFGIFGTILTLAGVGTGLYVVNEWLSGVTRIPMTILTALLILTGIQMFVFGMLSDLIVSLHRENMRMLRKNSER from the coding sequence ATGGATATTCAGATCCCCCTGGACAAGAACGATGTGTGCATCCTCATTCCCGCTTTGAATGAGGAAGCAACCATAAAGCAGCTCATCGAAGATTTCCAGGCAGAAGGATTTGAGAATATCCTTGTCATCGATGGACACAGCCATGATCGCACCCGCGAACTTGCTGAAGAGAGCGGTGCAAGGGTAGTAGTCCAGGAAGGAAAAGGCAAGGGCCAGGCAGTCCAGGAAGCTTTCCAGCTTATCGAGGATCCATACACCGTCATGATCGACGGTGATGGAACCTACCTTGCAAGTGATATATATACAGTTCTGGGACCGCTTCTTGAAGGACGTGCTGACCAGACGATCGGCAACAGGTTTGCAAATTATGAGCCGGAAGCATTTACAAAATTGAACCTGGCAGGCAACAAATTGCTCAACAAGCTTTTTGGTTTTGCATATGGTATCTGGCTGGAAGATATCCTTACAGGATACCGTGGTTTCACACGGAAAGTGATCAAAGGCCTTAGCCTCAACGAAATGGGATTTGAGATCGAGACAGAGATCACGGTCGAGAGTGTTAAGAACGAGATGAAGGTCGAGGTCGTACCTATCACATACGTATCGAGGCATTCAGCAGCAGCCACCAAGCTCAACCCATTCAGGGACGGGATCAAGATCGGAAAGACCATCATCAGGATGGCAAGATTGCACAATCCGATGTTCTACTTTGGGATATTCGGCACGATACTGACACTGGCTGGTGTCGGCACGGGACTTTATGTGGTAAATGAGTGGTTAAGCGGAGTTACCCGCATACCAATGACAATACTGACCGCCCTATTGATACTTACAGGTATACAGATGTTCGTTTTTGGAATGCTGAGCGACCTCATAGTATCACTACACAGGGAAAATATGCGAATGTTGCGTAAGAATAGCGAGCGTTGA
- the thiC gene encoding phosphomethylpyrimidine synthase ThiC, with protein sequence MSIVEDAKAGQITEPMKVVAEVEGLEPEFIRRGIAAGRIVIPTSPYRDVKYCGIGEGLTTKVNASIGASSDIVDLDMEVEKAKAAEAAGADTLMELGTGGDFLGIRKAVCDATSLSVGSVPLYQAFITAAKRDGSIIHMTEDDLWHATEEQAKLGTNFMAIHTGINNIVLDRLKAHGRYGGICSRGGAFMTTWMLHNEKENPLYADFDYLCEILKEHEVVLSTGNGMRAGAIHDATDRAQIQELIINSECAQKAHDKYGLQVIVEGPGHVPLDEVEMNVKLMKSMSGHKPFYMLGPLVTDVSPGRDHIVTAIGAATSASHGCDFLCYVTPAEHLALPNKEDVIEGVKTSKIAAHVGDMVKLGKRDQDLAMGRARRDLDWNKMFELSLDPELARKIRTERASADEDACTMCGDFCAVKIVNQNYNLAK encoded by the coding sequence ATGTCAATCGTAGAAGATGCCAAAGCTGGCCAAATTACAGAGCCAATGAAAGTTGTTGCTGAAGTCGAAGGTTTAGAGCCTGAGTTCATCAGACGTGGAATCGCTGCAGGTAGGATCGTAATCCCAACCTCCCCATACAGGGATGTCAAATACTGTGGTATCGGTGAAGGCCTTACAACAAAGGTCAATGCATCAATCGGTGCATCCTCAGATATCGTCGACCTTGACATGGAAGTTGAAAAAGCAAAGGCTGCAGAAGCTGCTGGTGCAGACACACTTATGGAGCTTGGAACCGGCGGAGACTTCCTTGGAATCAGGAAAGCTGTCTGTGACGCAACATCACTTTCCGTTGGATCAGTTCCTTTATACCAGGCATTTATCACAGCTGCAAAGAGAGACGGTTCTATCATCCACATGACAGAAGATGACCTCTGGCATGCAACTGAAGAACAGGCAAAGCTTGGTACAAACTTCATGGCTATCCACACAGGTATCAACAACATCGTTCTCGACAGGCTCAAAGCACACGGCCGTTACGGTGGTATCTGCTCCCGTGGCGGTGCTTTCATGACAACATGGATGCTCCACAACGAGAAGGAAAACCCACTTTACGCTGACTTCGACTACCTTTGTGAGATCCTCAAGGAGCACGAAGTTGTCCTCTCCACAGGTAACGGAATGCGCGCAGGTGCTATCCACGACGCTACCGACAGGGCACAGATCCAGGAGCTCATCATCAACTCAGAGTGCGCACAGAAAGCACACGACAAATATGGTCTTCAGGTAATTGTAGAAGGTCCAGGTCACGTACCACTCGATGAAGTAGAAATGAATGTCAAACTCATGAAGTCAATGAGCGGACACAAGCCATTCTACATGCTCGGTCCACTTGTAACAGATGTCTCCCCAGGAAGAGACCACATCGTTACCGCGATCGGTGCAGCAACATCAGCATCACACGGCTGTGACTTCCTCTGCTACGTAACTCCTGCAGAGCACCTTGCACTTCCAAACAAAGAGGATGTTATCGAAGGTGTAAAGACATCAAAGATCGCAGCTCACGTCGGTGACATGGTCAAACTCGGAAAGAGGGATCAGGACCTTGCAATGGGCAGGGCACGCAGAGACCTTGACTGGAATAAGATGTTCGAGCTTTCACTCGACCCAGAACTCGCAAGAAAGATCAGAACCGAGAGAGCTTCAGCAGATGAAGATGCATGCACAATGTGCGGTGACTTCTGTGCTGTGAAGATCGTCAACCAGAACTACAATCTTGCAAAGTAA
- a CDS encoding peptidylprolyl isomerase, whose translation MKKAIIDTNKGQIVLELFEKDAPKTVANFEKLIKQGFYNGLTFHRVIPNFVIQGGCPKGNGSGGPGYTIKCEINPKKHTKGALSMAHAGKNTGGSQFFITHSPQPHLDGVHTVFGKVIEGMDVVNKIKEDDVMTKLRVEEE comes from the coding sequence ATGAAAAAAGCAATTATTGATACAAACAAAGGTCAGATCGTTCTGGAACTATTCGAAAAGGATGCACCCAAGACAGTTGCAAACTTTGAGAAGCTCATCAAGCAGGGATTTTACAATGGCCTTACCTTCCACAGAGTAATACCAAACTTTGTCATTCAGGGAGGATGTCCAAAAGGAAACGGTTCAGGTGGGCCTGGATACACCATTAAATGCGAGATAAATCCAAAGAAGCATACAAAGGGTGCCCTTTCCATGGCACATGCCGGAAAGAATACCGGTGGAAGCCAGTTCTTCATCACACATTCCCCACAGCCACACCTTGATGGAGTGCACACTGTTTTCGGAAAGGTCATTGAAGGTATGGATGTGGTCAACAAGATCAAAGAAGACGATGTAATGACCAAATTAAGAGTGGAAGAGGAGTAA
- a CDS encoding DUF1059 domain-containing protein: protein MKIIKCRDLGFNCNFMATGKASEIDDVKQKMLDHITEKHLSEKNMSKEELEEIGSRIDIMLSRGCGCGAL, encoded by the coding sequence ATGAAAATTATAAAATGCAGAGACCTTGGATTTAATTGCAACTTCATGGCAACCGGCAAGGCATCTGAGATTGATGATGTGAAACAAAAGATGCTGGATCACATAACTGAGAAGCATCTATCAGAAAAAAATATGTCAAAAGAAGAACTTGAAGAGATAGGCTCACGCATCGACATTATGCTGAGCAGAGGTTGTGGCTGCGGAGCTCTTTAA
- a CDS encoding winged helix-turn-helix transcriptional regulator, which produces MKDCTIYKTIDIIGKRWTLCILLELYKGNNEEKRFNELKKKLQTITPKTLSVRLKELEQEGLVKKTLDDSKDSVIYTYSLTKSGEEFMEIIQSIKKWGLEWKFENKICGLSNCKKCNL; this is translated from the coding sequence ATGAAAGATTGTACCATCTACAAAACGATCGATATAATTGGCAAGAGGTGGACTTTGTGCATATTGCTGGAGCTTTACAAGGGCAACAACGAGGAAAAAAGGTTCAACGAACTTAAGAAGAAGTTACAGACCATTACTCCTAAGACCCTTTCAGTAAGGCTCAAGGAACTGGAGCAGGAAGGTCTTGTGAAGAAGACGCTTGACGATTCAAAGGACTCTGTGATATACACTTATTCTCTGACTAAAAGTGGAGAAGAGTTCATGGAAATTATTCAGTCCATTAAGAAGTGGGGTCTCGAATGGAAGTTCGAGAACAAGATATGTGGTCTTTCCAATTGCAAGAAATGTAATTTATAA
- a CDS encoding NAD(P)/FAD-dependent oxidoreductase, whose amino-acid sequence MSKDLLEKGAIVQRDKETFAIAPHIAGGIASPDLLRKIADVSEKYGAAAIKVTSSQRMAIVGLKEEDLDNAWEDLGMKPAAAIGLCVRSVRICPGTTFCKRGQQDSVGLGLKLDEIYHGMELPSKLKIAVSGCMNSCAENAVRDIGIMGTPKGFTVMVGGSAGLKPRLADVIAEELDEEEVLDLVDKIITYYKTHTKKHRIGRVIDDVGLDTFKKEVGL is encoded by the coding sequence ATGTCAAAAGATCTACTTGAAAAGGGAGCAATTGTTCAGAGAGACAAAGAGACATTCGCTATCGCACCACATATAGCCGGAGGTATTGCATCACCTGACCTGCTCAGGAAGATAGCTGATGTATCCGAGAAATATGGTGCAGCTGCAATTAAGGTCACATCATCCCAGAGAATGGCCATTGTAGGCCTCAAGGAAGAAGACCTTGACAATGCATGGGAAGACCTCGGAATGAAGCCAGCAGCAGCGATCGGCCTTTGTGTCAGGAGCGTCAGGATCTGTCCGGGAACCACATTCTGTAAACGCGGACAGCAGGATTCAGTCGGACTTGGCCTCAAACTTGATGAGATATACCATGGAATGGAGCTTCCATCAAAGCTCAAGATCGCTGTATCAGGCTGTATGAACTCCTGCGCTGAGAACGCTGTCAGGGACATCGGTATCATGGGAACACCAAAGGGATTCACCGTCATGGTCGGCGGCAGTGCCGGACTCAAACCACGTCTTGCAGATGTCATTGCAGAAGAGCTCGATGAAGAAGAAGTTCTTGACCTCGTTGACAAGATCATCACATACTACAAGACCCACACAAAGAAACACAGGATCGGAAGGGTCATTGACGACGTCGGACTTGACACCTTCAAGAAAGAAGTCGGTCTTTGA
- a CDS encoding DUF166 domain-containing protein has product MQISFYYTGEFGRKVIGNVVNSSTFCTSCGELCDHCREKKRSYADQIVDIYEFPADLPQFIEEPEEYLPESMGKCDLLIAMDLHPDILSVLPRMAEMAGAKAVIAPIEVPKLAPAGLVQQVKETLESKGIDCEFPKPFCSLVKTGKHLIDEFVDMGFGKPLLVIEVDKERNIFTHARVLRDAPCGSTWYVAKKLGWSDIEIYKETVSGAHHAYPCTASMDKDPQLKDTILHEAGYIIRKSVEEAANIKIKEMDEDVSSEDEK; this is encoded by the coding sequence ATGCAGATCAGCTTTTATTATACCGGAGAGTTCGGAAGGAAAGTTATCGGCAATGTGGTGAATTCCAGCACATTCTGCACATCATGTGGAGAACTTTGTGACCACTGCAGAGAGAAGAAGAGATCGTATGCTGACCAGATCGTTGATATTTATGAATTCCCCGCCGACCTGCCACAGTTCATCGAAGAACCTGAAGAATACCTGCCTGAGAGCATGGGCAAATGTGATCTGCTGATCGCCATGGACCTTCATCCGGACATTCTTTCCGTTCTGCCGAGGATGGCAGAGATGGCAGGTGCAAAGGCTGTGATAGCACCAATAGAGGTTCCAAAGCTTGCCCCTGCCGGACTTGTCCAGCAAGTAAAGGAGACCCTTGAATCAAAAGGAATCGACTGCGAATTCCCAAAGCCATTCTGCTCACTTGTAAAAACAGGAAAGCACCTGATCGATGAATTTGTAGACATGGGATTTGGCAAGCCGCTGCTTGTCATAGAGGTCGATAAAGAAAGGAACATATTCACACATGCAAGGGTACTGAGGGATGCACCATGTGGTTCCACATGGTATGTCGCCAAAAAACTTGGATGGTCTGATATTGAAATCTACAAGGAAACCGTATCCGGAGCACACCACGCATACCCATGTACTGCAAGCATGGACAAGGACCCGCAACTCAAAGATACCATCCTGCATGAAGCCGGATACATAATCAGGAAAAGCGTTGAGGAAGCGGCCAATATTAAAATTAAAGAAATGGACGAAGACGTTTCGTCTGAAGATGAAAAATGA
- a CDS encoding CGGC domain-containing protein — protein sequence MKIAVLRCDIVSEACPGTGCFKAFNERRVKFADYDNNTQMVAFFTCGGCSGRRVFRLVRSLQKNGVDVIHLSSCMQMKNYPECPHIDTIKKTIENAGIRIVEGTHH from the coding sequence GTGAAGATAGCGGTTCTCAGATGCGATATCGTATCCGAGGCATGCCCGGGAACAGGATGTTTTAAAGCTTTCAATGAACGGAGAGTAAAGTTCGCCGACTATGATAATAATACACAGATGGTTGCTTTCTTCACATGCGGAGGGTGCTCAGGCAGACGCGTATTCCGCCTGGTGCGCTCCCTGCAGAAGAACGGAGTGGATGTGATACACCTGAGCTCATGCATGCAGATGAAGAACTACCCCGAGTGCCCGCATATTGATACTATCAAGAAGACCATAGAAAATGCAGGCATCAGGATCGTTGAGGGAACACACCACTGA
- a CDS encoding ATP-binding protein: protein MVKRMIVKIDEDKCTGCGQCVSPCAEGAIQIIDGKAKVVSEDLCDGMGFCIGVCPEGAITIEERQTVEFNAEKAEAQPKSTDVSIRCFSCGAGEDERYLLPMRHKMESLWVCTRCLPQLIHG from the coding sequence ATGGTTAAACGAATGATAGTTAAGATCGATGAGGACAAGTGTACAGGCTGTGGACAATGTGTTTCTCCCTGTGCTGAAGGAGCCATACAGATAATCGACGGCAAGGCAAAGGTCGTTTCCGAAGACCTCTGTGATGGCATGGGATTCTGTATCGGCGTCTGCCCAGAGGGTGCCATCACCATCGAAGAGAGACAGACCGTGGAGTTCAACGCTGAAAAAGCAGAGGCACAGCCAAAGAGCACTGATGTATCCATCAGGTGCTTCAGCTGCGGTGCCGGGGAAGATGAGAGGTACCTCCTGCCCATGAGGCATAAGATGGAGAGCCTCTGGGTCTGCACACGCTGTCTGCCCCAGCTTATCCATGGGTGA
- a CDS encoding formylmethanofuran dehydrogenase, which translates to MIELGLTSREDHLCDYTFNFYWHEKELEPDTVIPSQKNTEYTYRQLVDELKKGEDVHIKGSVGTRFAYSLGVDLAHFGGTGKTEPAGRIFVDGDIGPESGMSMSAGALYLTGDIEEPLGNIIEVSSDEEGYRKFISITELLCCNSSEVPIENSFDAGGKKLVLTDNIPRGTLASRCNCNAEIIVEGNVHNGTGLLMESGTITVRGNAGLNTGAHLNGGSVVVEGTVGEFAGAYMKAGVLLFNDAKGYAGAGMLGGTIYSRKKIPPAPPAEKMRMGGKDSSAVRKLTGAGRVESMLYNKYEVGEEKAQYIKVQMRDGSIVLRKVD; encoded by the coding sequence TTGATAGAGCTTGGACTTACCTCAAGAGAGGATCACCTGTGCGATTACACGTTCAATTTCTACTGGCACGAAAAGGAACTTGAACCCGACACAGTGATCCCGTCCCAGAAAAATACTGAGTATACATACAGACAGCTAGTTGACGAACTCAAGAAAGGAGAGGACGTTCACATAAAGGGAAGTGTTGGCACAAGGTTCGCATATAGCCTCGGGGTCGACCTTGCACATTTTGGCGGGACTGGCAAGACCGAGCCTGCCGGACGTATCTTTGTAGACGGAGATATAGGACCGGAATCAGGGATGTCCATGTCAGCAGGTGCACTTTACCTGACGGGAGATATTGAGGAGCCACTTGGAAACATCATCGAGGTCAGTTCCGATGAGGAAGGATACAGGAAGTTCATTTCCATCACGGAGCTGCTCTGTTGCAACAGCTCCGAAGTCCCCATTGAGAACAGTTTCGATGCAGGAGGTAAGAAGCTTGTACTGACAGACAACATCCCTCGCGGAACCCTTGCTTCAAGATGTAACTGCAATGCAGAGATCATTGTCGAAGGGAATGTTCACAACGGCACAGGACTCCTGATGGAGAGCGGCACAATCACGGTCAGAGGTAATGCAGGGCTCAACACCGGTGCACATCTGAACGGCGGCAGTGTTGTCGTAGAGGGCACTGTCGGTGAATTTGCAGGTGCTTACATGAAAGCCGGTGTCCTGCTGTTCAATGATGCGAAGGGATATGCAGGTGCAGGTATGCTTGGCGGCACCATCTATTCCAGGAAGAAGATCCCACCCGCACCCCCTGCTGAGAAAATGAGGATGGGAGGCAAGGACAGCTCCGCCGTGAGAAAACTTACAGGTGCGGGCCGCGTGGAGTCCATGCTTTACAACAAGTACGAGGTCGGCGAGGAGAAAGCGCAGTATATCAAAGTACAGATGAGGGATGGTTCCATCGTTTTACGTAAGGTGGACTGA
- a CDS encoding metal-dependent transcriptional regulator: MTTERTEDYLKAIDTIIEKKGYSQVKDIARFLNVSPSSVTGMFKKLTKEGYINYEKYGGVTLTPEGKKIARSTKEKYSVLHEFLILLGVDEITADDDACKMEHAVTPQTLEKLTKFSEFVNCKDEMPKFFRHFKEFCEKGEISGCKKITGKTSLSKNTRKECE, from the coding sequence TTGACGACAGAAAGAACTGAAGATTACCTGAAGGCCATTGACACCATAATTGAGAAGAAAGGATACTCGCAGGTGAAGGATATTGCAAGGTTCCTGAATGTCAGCCCGTCCAGTGTTACCGGAATGTTCAAGAAGCTCACCAAAGAAGGGTACATCAATTACGAGAAATACGGAGGAGTTACACTCACTCCGGAAGGAAAGAAAATTGCCAGGAGCACAAAGGAAAAATACAGCGTCCTGCATGAGTTCCTGATCCTGCTGGGAGTTGATGAGATCACAGCCGATGACGATGCATGCAAGATGGAGCATGCGGTGACACCCCAGACACTTGAGAAACTGACAAAGTTCAGTGAATTTGTAAATTGTAAAGATGAAATGCCAAAGTTCTTCCGCCATTTCAAGGAATTTTGTGAAAAAGGTGAGATCTCCGGCTGTAAGAAAATAACTGGAAAGACCTCTTTAAGCAAAAATACAAGGAAAGAATGTGAATAA